From the genome of Leptolyngbya iicbica LK, one region includes:
- a CDS encoding type IV pilin-like G/H family protein: MKMNFAYNLLKSLRSKKDEGGFTLIELLVVIIIIGILAAIALPSFLNQANRARETEATNAVGSLNRGQQAYYLERVNFATEFAQLDVGVAINSENYAYGTSADAQTPEQDVGDGQFIVDDADDPQVAAVVASPRDGLRGFVGFSYIDVQQIDDGAGGTIDKNVSVAALCREVAGDVADGGVANAPDAVDEPAAGTTAETLCEDTGMEAVN, translated from the coding sequence ATGAAAATGAACTTTGCCTACAACCTGCTCAAGAGCCTACGCAGCAAGAAAGATGAAGGTGGTTTCACCCTGATTGAACTGCTGGTGGTTATCATCATCATCGGTATCTTGGCCGCCATCGCTCTGCCTTCCTTCCTCAACCAAGCCAACCGCGCCCGTGAAACTGAAGCCACCAACGCAGTCGGCTCGCTAAACCGAGGACAACAAGCCTATTACCTAGAGAGAGTCAACTTTGCGACTGAGTTTGCTCAGCTAGACGTCGGCGTTGCCATCAACTCAGAAAACTATGCCTACGGCACATCTGCCGACGCGCAAACTCCCGAACAAGATGTGGGTGATGGCCAATTTATCGTAGACGATGCAGATGATCCTCAAGTTGCAGCAGTAGTTGCTTCGCCCAGAGATGGTTTACGGGGCTTTGTGGGCTTTTCGTACATCGACGTCCAGCAAATCGACGACGGAGCCGGTGGCACGATTGATAAAAATGTTTCGGTAGCGGCTCTCTGCCGTGAAGTTGCTGGTGATGTAGCAGATGGCGGCGTGGCAAATGCCCCAGATGCTGTTGACGAGCCTGCTGCTGGCACCACCGCTGAAACTCTTTGTGAAGACACCGGGATGGAAGCTGTGAACTAG